TCTGGTTTATGTTCAAACAAGCAAAAGGAGGAGTAATGCAATCTATGGACTTTACGAAGTCAAAAGCCCGTCTCTTAGGAGCAGAAGGAACTGAAAAAGAAAAAACTAGCTTTAATGACGTTGCGGGACTAAGAGAAACTAAAGAAGAACTTAATGAGATTGTAGAATTTCTTAAAAATCCTAAAAAATTCCACGCCATTGGAGCAAGGATACCAAAGGGAGTTCTTTTGATCGGTCCTGCTGGAGTCGGTAAGACTTTGCTGGCTAGAGCTATCGCTGGAGAAGCTGGTGTATCATTTTTTCATACTTCTGGATCAACCTTTGTTGAATTATTTGTTGGTACTGGAGCAGCAAGAATAAGAGATCTTTTTGCCAGCGCCAAGAAAAACGCTCCTTCCATTATTTTTATTGATGAATTAGATGCTGTTGGACGGATGAGAGGTTCCGGAATTGGTGGAGGACACGATGAGCGAGAACAAACGTTAAACCAATTGCTGGTAGAAATGGATGGTTTCGAGAAAAACGACAATGTTATTGTAGTTAGTGCTACAAACAGAGCTGATGTTCTTGATTCCGCCCTCTTAAGACCCGGCCGGTTTGATAGACTCATTACCCTAAACCTTCCCGATATAGCTGAACGAAAAGATGTCCTTCAAATTCATTGTAAAGGAAAACCCCTAGCGCCTGATGTTAATCTTAGAGAGGTAGCTGAAAGAACTCCGGGCTTCTCGGGAGCAGACCTATCTAATGTAATAAATGAAGCAGCTATTCTTGCCGCAAGAAAAAACCAAACTCAAGTACATCAAGACAATATTCTTGAAGCAATAGAAAAGGTATTATTAGGACCACAAAGAAAGAGCCACATTCTTTCAAAGAAAGAAAAAGAACTAACCGCCTATCATGAGGTTGGTCATGCGTTAGTATCTACTTTTTTAGAAGAATCAACTCCGGTCAGAAAGATATCTATTATTTCAAGAGGAGGCGCAGGCGGATATACTATTAAAATGCCCGAAGAAGAAAAAATGATGAAAACCAAATCTGAGTTTCTTGCAGAAATATCAGTTCTTCTTGGAGGGTATTGTGCTGAGAAAATAGTATTTAATGAAATTTCATCAGGGTCTTCAAATG
The window above is part of the Candidatus Nealsonbacteria bacterium genome. Proteins encoded here:
- the ftsH gene encoding ATP-dependent zinc metalloprotease FtsH, whose translation is MKTKGLEKNIITVVGIFLLMTILFGLMASPTNDIEEISLSQLVRKINEGSIKEISVAGSKLEIIQHDGTELTALKEQESPIIETLVSYGITSERLQEVDILIKKPRDWTWTGVFIIGFLPVLIFLVFFWFMFKQAKGGVMQSMDFTKSKARLLGAEGTEKEKTSFNDVAGLRETKEELNEIVEFLKNPKKFHAIGARIPKGVLLIGPAGVGKTLLARAIAGEAGVSFFHTSGSTFVELFVGTGAARIRDLFASAKKNAPSIIFIDELDAVGRMRGSGIGGGHDEREQTLNQLLVEMDGFEKNDNVIVVSATNRADVLDSALLRPGRFDRLITLNLPDIAERKDVLQIHCKGKPLAPDVNLREVAERTPGFSGADLSNVINEAAILAARKNQTQVHQDNILEAIEKVLLGPQRKSHILSKKEKELTAYHEVGHALVSTFLEESTPVRKISIISRGGAGGYTIKMPEEEKMMKTKSEFLAEISVLLGGYCAEKIVFNEISSGSSNDLKRASHLAKKIVKEYGMSSLGPISLGKKDNLVFLGRDISEGNNYSEKLASRIDDEIDKIIKDAEKEAAKILIKNKVLLNKITKVLIEKETIEKDEFNELVKGKKKGT